One Streptosporangium sp. NBC_01495 DNA window includes the following coding sequences:
- a CDS encoding DUF397 domain-containing protein, which produces MDLSVALWRKSRLSAASGNCVEVARLPGRGFAVRDSKDRTGPVLVFGGHGWIAFVAAVKGGDFDL; this is translated from the coding sequence ATGGACCTGTCTGTGGCGTTGTGGCGAAAGAGCCGGCTCAGTGCCGCGAGCGGTAACTGCGTCGAGGTGGCTCGCCTGCCCGGGCGGGGATTCGCGGTCAGGGACAGCAAGGACAGGACCGGGCCGGTGCTGGTCTTCGGCGGGCACGGGTGGATCGCGTTCGTCGCGGCGGTGAAGGGCGGAGACTTCGATCTCTGA
- a CDS encoding DUF397 domain-containing protein, with protein sequence MNANNHNDVIWKKSARSGTNGNCVEVASLGGGHVGVRDSKDRSGPVLSFTPGEWKAFVEGVRDGEFDL encoded by the coding sequence ATGAACGCGAATAATCACAACGATGTGATCTGGAAGAAGAGCGCGCGAAGCGGCACCAACGGCAACTGTGTCGAGGTGGCGTCGCTGGGTGGCGGACACGTGGGGGTCCGCGACAGCAAGGATCGGTCCGGTCCCGTCCTCTCCTTCACTCCGGGCGAGTGGAAGGCCTTTGTCGAGGGCGTCAGGGACGGAGAGTTCGACCTGTAA
- a CDS encoding helix-turn-helix domain-containing protein, whose product MPQRGSPALRRRRLGLELRRLRESLNMTGDEVSSRLEWSTAKVSRIETARTLAKEADVEALIELYEVDEPLQAILVALRHDAAQKGWWEKYRSSVPDDYITLIGMEAEATVVRNWEPQIVPGLLQTEDYVRSVAQANQHASQVPPSWLRDRVEIRMARQRTLLHSSDPLTFMSVFHESVLRNQYGDARVMRDQFVHLIEVSRLEHVEMRILPQAVPPPVSTGAFLHLAFPDFPDVVYMESLFGGRFVEEAEMVYGYELAFGHLMECALDEVASQELIKQTIDYWNR is encoded by the coding sequence ATGCCGCAGCGCGGCAGTCCAGCGCTCCGTCGACGTCGGCTGGGTCTGGAGTTACGCAGGCTTCGCGAGAGCCTGAACATGACCGGCGACGAGGTGTCCAGCCGCCTGGAGTGGTCGACGGCCAAGGTCAGCCGCATCGAGACCGCCAGGACGCTGGCCAAGGAGGCCGACGTCGAGGCGCTCATCGAGCTTTACGAGGTTGACGAACCCCTTCAGGCGATCCTGGTCGCGCTACGGCACGACGCCGCCCAGAAGGGGTGGTGGGAGAAGTATCGAAGCTCCGTTCCCGATGACTACATCACGCTTATCGGGATGGAGGCGGAGGCCACGGTGGTGCGAAACTGGGAACCCCAGATCGTCCCCGGCCTTCTCCAGACAGAGGATTACGTCCGGTCCGTCGCTCAGGCGAACCAGCATGCCAGCCAGGTTCCGCCGAGCTGGCTCCGGGACCGAGTCGAGATACGGATGGCACGGCAGCGCACCCTGCTGCACAGTTCCGATCCGCTGACCTTCATGAGCGTGTTCCACGAGTCCGTGCTGAGGAACCAGTACGGTGACGCCCGCGTCATGCGGGACCAGTTCGTGCACCTGATCGAGGTCTCGAGGTTGGAGCACGTGGAAATGCGAATTCTTCCCCAGGCCGTTCCGCCGCCCGTGTCCACGGGTGCGTTCCTGCACCTGGCCTTTCCCGATTTCCCGGACGTCGTCTACATGGAATCCCTCTTCGGGGGAAGATTCGTAGAGGAGGCGGAAATGGTCTACGGCTACGAGCTGGCATTCGGCCACCTTATGGAGTGTGCGCTCGACGAGGTGGCATCGCAGGAGCTGATCAAACAAACAATCGACTACTGGAACAGGTAG